From one Bos indicus isolate NIAB-ARS_2022 breed Sahiwal x Tharparkar chromosome 16, NIAB-ARS_B.indTharparkar_mat_pri_1.0, whole genome shotgun sequence genomic stretch:
- the PIK3CD gene encoding phosphatidylinositol 4,5-bisphosphate 3-kinase catalytic subunit delta isoform isoform X5, whose protein sequence is MPPGVDCPMEFWTKEENQNVAVDFLLPTGVYLNFPVSRNANLSTIKKVLWHRAQYEPLFHMLSDPEAYVFTCVNQTAEQQELEDEQRRLCDIQPFLPVLRLVAREGDRVKKLINSQISLLIGKGLHEFDSLQDPEVNDFRGKMRQFCEEAAARRQQLGWEAWLQYSFPLQLEPSARSWGPGTLRVPNRVLLVNVKFEGSEESFTFQVSTKDVPLALMACALRKKATVFRQPLVEQPEDYTLQVNGKHEYLYGSYPLCQFQYICSCLHSGLTPHLTMVHSSSILAMRDEQSNPAPQVQKPRTKPPPIPMKKPSSVSLWSLEQPFYIELIQGSKVNADERMKLVVQAGLFHGNETLCKTVSSSEVSVCSEPVWKQRLEFDINICDLPRMARLCFALYAVIEKAKKARSTKKKSKKADCPIAWANLMLFDYKDQLKTGEHCLYMWPSVPDEKGELLNPCGTVRSNPNTESAAALVIFLPEVAPHPVYYPFLDKILELGRLGEHGRFTEEEQLQLREILERRGSGELYEHEKDLVWKMRHEIQEHFPEALARLLLVTKWNKHEDVAQMLYLLSSWPELPVLSALELLDFSFPDRHVGSFAIKSLRKLTSEMHVPSVALRFGLIMEAYCRGSTHHMKVLMKQGEALSKLKALNDVVKVSSQKTTKPQTKELMHLCMRQETYLEALSHLQSPLDPSTLLAEVCVEQCTFMDSKMKPLWVMYSNEEAGSDGTVGIIFKNGDDLRQDMLTLQMIQLMDILWKQEGLDLRMTPYGCLSTGDRTGLIEVVLHSDTIANIQLNKSNMAATAAFNKDALLNWLKSKNPGEALDRAIEEFTLSCAGYCVATYVLGIGDRHSDNIMIRENGQLFHIDFGHFLGNFKTKFGINRERVPFILTYDFVHVIQQGKTNNSEKFERFRGYCERAYTILRRHGLLFLHLFALMRAAGLPELSCSKDIQYLKDSLALGKTEEEALKHFRVKFNEALRESWKTKVNWLAHNVSKDNRQ, encoded by the exons ATGCCCCCCGGGGTTGACTGCCCCATGGAATTCTGGACCAAGGAGGAGAATCAGAACGTGGCAGTTGATTTCTTGCTCCCCACGGGGGTCTATCTGAACTTCCCTGTGTCCCGAAATGCCAACCTCAGCACTATCAAGAAG GTGTTATGGCACCGAGCCCAGTACGAGCCGCTCTTCCACATGCTCAGTGACCCTGAGGCCTACGTGTTCACCTGCGTCAACCAGACGGCGGAGCAGCAGGAGCTGGAGGACGAGCAGCGGCGGCTCTGCGACATCCAGCCCTTCCTGCCCGTCCTGCGGCTGGTGGCCCGCGAGGGTGACCGCGTGAAGAAGCTCATCAACTCGCAGATCAGCCTGCTCATCGGCAAAG GCCTCCACGAGTTTGACTCCTTGCAAGACCCGGAGGTGAATGACTTCCGAGGCAAGATGCGCCAGTTCTGCGAGGAGGCGGCTGCCCGCAGGCAGCAGCTGGGctgggaggcctggctgcagtACAGCTTCCCTCTGCAGTTGGAGCCCTCGGCGCGGAGCTGGGGGCCAGGCACCCTGCGCGTCCCCAATCGGGTCCTCCTGGTCAATGTCAAGTTTGAGGGCAGCGAG gAGAGCTTCACCTTCCAGGTATCCACCAAGGATGTGCCCCTGGCACTGATGGCCTGTGCCCTCCGAAAGAAGGCCACGGTGTTCCGGCAGCCGCTGGTGGAGCAGCCTGAGGACTACACGCTGCAGGTGAACGGCAAGCACGAGTACCTGTACGGCAGCTACCCCCTCTGCCAGTTCCAG TACATCTGCAGCTGCCTGCACAGTGGGCTGACCCCGCACCTGACCATGGTGCACTCCTCCTCCATTCTCGCCATGCGGGACGAGCAGAGCAACCCTGCCCCCCAAGTCCAGAAGCCACGCACCAAACCACCCCCCATCCCCATGAAGAAG CCCTCCTCTGTGTCCCTCTGGTCCCTGGAGCAGCCTTTCTACATCGAGCTGATCCAGGGCAGCAAAGTGAATGCCGACGAGCGGATGAAG CTGGTGGTGCAGGCCGGGCTCTTCCATGGCAATGAGACGCTATGCAAGACGGTGTCCAGCTCGGAGGTGAGCGTGTGCTCGGAGCCCGTGTGGAAGCAGCGGCTGGAGTTTGACATCAACATCTGTGACCTGCCCCGCATGGCCCGGCTCTGCTTCGCGCTTTACGCTGTGATCGAGAAGGCCAAGAAGGCCCGCTCCACCAAGAAGAAGTCCAAGAAGGCG GACTGCCCCATTGCCTGGGCCAACCTCATGCTGTTTGACTACAAGGACCAGCTCAAGACGGGCGAGCACTGTCTCTATATGTGGCCCTCTGTCCCAG ACGAGAAAGGGGAACTACTGAACCCCTGTGGGACCGTGCGGAGTAACCCCAACACTGAGAGTGCAGCCGCCCTGGTCATCTTTCTCCCTGAGGTGGCCCCTCACCCTGTATACTACCCTTTCCTGGACAAG ATCCTGGAGCTGGGGCGGCTTGGAGAGCATGGACGCTTCACGGAGGAGGAG cagctgcagctgcgGGAGATCCTGGAGCGGCGGGGTTCCGGGGAACTGTACGAGCACGAGAAGGACCTAGTGTGGAAGATGCGGCACGAGATCCAGGAGCACTTTCCCGAGGCTCTAGCCCGGCTGCTGCTGGTCACTAAGTGGAACAAACATGAGGACGTGGCCCAG ATGCTCTACCTGCTCAGCTCCTGGCCTGAACTGCCCGTTCTGAGCGCCCTGGAGTTGCTAGACTTCAGCTTCCCCGACCGCCACGTGGGATCCTTCGCCATCAAGTCCCTGCGGAAACTAAC CTCCGAGATGCACGTGCCGTCGGTGGCCCTGCGCTTCGGCCTTATCATGGAAGCCTATTGCCGGGGCAGCACCCACCACATGAAAGTGCTGATGAAGCAG GGGGAAGCACTGAGCAAACTGAAGGCCCTGAACGACGTCGTCAAAGTGAGCTCCCAGAAGACCACCAAGCCCCAGACCAAGGAGCTGATGCACCTGTGCATGCGCCAGGAGACCTACCTGGAGGCCCTCTCCCACTTGCAGTCCCCACTCGACCCCAGCACCCTGCTGGCTGAAGTCTG CGTGGAGCAGTGCACCTTCATGGACTCCAAGATGAAACCCCTGTGGGTCATGTACAGCAACGAGGAGGCAGGCAGCGACGGCACCGTGGGCATCATCTTTAAGAATGGGGACG ACCTCCGCCAGGACATGCTGACCCTGCAGATGAtccagctcatggacattctgtGGAAGCAGGAGGGCTTGGACCTGAG GATGACCCCCTACGGCTGCCTCTCCACTGGGGACCGCACAGGCCTTATCGAGGTGGTGCTTCACTCAGACACCATTGCCAACATCCAGCTGAACAAGAGCAACATGGCGGCCACGGCTGCCTTCAATAAGGATGCTCTGCTCAACTGGCTCAAGTCCAAGAACCCTGG ggaGGCCCTGGATCGAGCCATTGAGGAGTTCACCCTCTCCTGTGCTGGCTACTGTGTGGCTACCTATGTGCTGGGCATTGGCGATCGTCACAGCGACAACATCATGATCCGAGAGAACGGGCAG ctGTTCCACATTGATTTCGGCCACTTTCTGGGGAATTTCAAGACCAAGTTTGGAATCAACCGTGAGCGGGTCCCGTTCATCCTCACCTATGACTTTGTCCACGTGATCCAGCAAGGGAAGACGAATAATAGTGAGAAGTTTGAAAG GTTCCGGGGCTACTGTGAGAGGGCCTACACCATCCTGCGGCGCCATGGGCTCCTTTTCCTCCACCTCTTTGCCCTGATGCGGGCGGCAGGCCTGCCTGAGCTCAGCTGCTCCAAAGACATCCAGTATCTCAAG GATTCTCTGGCATTGGGGAAAACGGAGGAGGAGGCTCTGAAGCACTTCCGAGTGAAGTTTAATGAAGCCCTCCGGGAAAGCTGGAAAACCAAAGTGAACTGGCTGGCCCACAACGTGTCCAAAGATAACAGGCAATAA
- the PIK3CD gene encoding phosphatidylinositol 4,5-bisphosphate 3-kinase catalytic subunit delta isoform isoform X4, translated as MPPGVDCPMEFWTKEENQNVAVDFLLPTGVYLNFPVSRNANLSTIKKVLWHRAQYEPLFHMLSDPEAYVFTCVNQTAEQQELEDEQRRLCDIQPFLPVLRLVAREGDRVKKLINSQISLLIGKGLHEFDSLQDPEVNDFRGKMRQFCEEAAARRQQLGWEAWLQYSFPLQLEPSARSWGPGTLRVPNRVLLVNVKFEGSEESFTFQVSTKDVPLALMACALRKKATVFRQPLVEQPEDYTLQVNGKHEYLYGSYPLCQFQYICSCLHSGLTPHLTMVHSSSILAMRDEQSNPAPQVQKPRTKPPPIPMKKPSSVSLWSLEQPFYIELIQGSKVNADERMKLVVQAGLFHGNETLCKTVSSSEVSVCSEPVWKQRLEFDINICDLPRMARLCFALYAVIEKAKKARSTKKKSKKADCPIAWANLMLFDYKDQLKTGEHCLYMWPSVPDEKGELLNPCGTVRSNPNTESAAALVIFLPEVAPHPVYYPFLDKILELGRLGEHGRFTEEEQLQLREILERRGSGELYEHEKDLVWKMRHEIQEHFPEALARLLLVTKWNKHEDVAQMLYLLSSWPELPVLSALELLDFSFPDRHVGSFAIKSLRKLTDDELFQYLLQLVQVLKYESYLDCELTKFLLDRALANRRIGHFLFWHLRSEMHVPSVALRFGLIMEAYCRGSTHHMKVLMKQGEALSKLKALNDVVKVSSQKTTKPQTKELMHLCMRQETYLEALSHLQSPLDPSTLLAEVCVEQCTFMDSKMKPLWVMYSNEEAGSDGTVGIIFKNGDDLRQDMLTLQMIQLMDILWKQEGLDLRMTPYGCLSTGDRTGLIEVVLHSDTIANIQLNKSNMAATAAFNKDALLNWLKSKNPGEALDRAIEEFTLSCAGYCVATYVLGIGDRHSDNIMIRENGQLFHIDFGHFLGNFKTKFGINRERVPFILTYDFVHVIQQGKTNNSEKFERFRGYCERAYTILRRHGLLFLHLFALMRAAGLPELSCSKDIQYLKFPG; from the exons ATGCCCCCCGGGGTTGACTGCCCCATGGAATTCTGGACCAAGGAGGAGAATCAGAACGTGGCAGTTGATTTCTTGCTCCCCACGGGGGTCTATCTGAACTTCCCTGTGTCCCGAAATGCCAACCTCAGCACTATCAAGAAG GTGTTATGGCACCGAGCCCAGTACGAGCCGCTCTTCCACATGCTCAGTGACCCTGAGGCCTACGTGTTCACCTGCGTCAACCAGACGGCGGAGCAGCAGGAGCTGGAGGACGAGCAGCGGCGGCTCTGCGACATCCAGCCCTTCCTGCCCGTCCTGCGGCTGGTGGCCCGCGAGGGTGACCGCGTGAAGAAGCTCATCAACTCGCAGATCAGCCTGCTCATCGGCAAAG GCCTCCACGAGTTTGACTCCTTGCAAGACCCGGAGGTGAATGACTTCCGAGGCAAGATGCGCCAGTTCTGCGAGGAGGCGGCTGCCCGCAGGCAGCAGCTGGGctgggaggcctggctgcagtACAGCTTCCCTCTGCAGTTGGAGCCCTCGGCGCGGAGCTGGGGGCCAGGCACCCTGCGCGTCCCCAATCGGGTCCTCCTGGTCAATGTCAAGTTTGAGGGCAGCGAG gAGAGCTTCACCTTCCAGGTATCCACCAAGGATGTGCCCCTGGCACTGATGGCCTGTGCCCTCCGAAAGAAGGCCACGGTGTTCCGGCAGCCGCTGGTGGAGCAGCCTGAGGACTACACGCTGCAGGTGAACGGCAAGCACGAGTACCTGTACGGCAGCTACCCCCTCTGCCAGTTCCAG TACATCTGCAGCTGCCTGCACAGTGGGCTGACCCCGCACCTGACCATGGTGCACTCCTCCTCCATTCTCGCCATGCGGGACGAGCAGAGCAACCCTGCCCCCCAAGTCCAGAAGCCACGCACCAAACCACCCCCCATCCCCATGAAGAAG CCCTCCTCTGTGTCCCTCTGGTCCCTGGAGCAGCCTTTCTACATCGAGCTGATCCAGGGCAGCAAAGTGAATGCCGACGAGCGGATGAAG CTGGTGGTGCAGGCCGGGCTCTTCCATGGCAATGAGACGCTATGCAAGACGGTGTCCAGCTCGGAGGTGAGCGTGTGCTCGGAGCCCGTGTGGAAGCAGCGGCTGGAGTTTGACATCAACATCTGTGACCTGCCCCGCATGGCCCGGCTCTGCTTCGCGCTTTACGCTGTGATCGAGAAGGCCAAGAAGGCCCGCTCCACCAAGAAGAAGTCCAAGAAGGCG GACTGCCCCATTGCCTGGGCCAACCTCATGCTGTTTGACTACAAGGACCAGCTCAAGACGGGCGAGCACTGTCTCTATATGTGGCCCTCTGTCCCAG ACGAGAAAGGGGAACTACTGAACCCCTGTGGGACCGTGCGGAGTAACCCCAACACTGAGAGTGCAGCCGCCCTGGTCATCTTTCTCCCTGAGGTGGCCCCTCACCCTGTATACTACCCTTTCCTGGACAAG ATCCTGGAGCTGGGGCGGCTTGGAGAGCATGGACGCTTCACGGAGGAGGAG cagctgcagctgcgGGAGATCCTGGAGCGGCGGGGTTCCGGGGAACTGTACGAGCACGAGAAGGACCTAGTGTGGAAGATGCGGCACGAGATCCAGGAGCACTTTCCCGAGGCTCTAGCCCGGCTGCTGCTGGTCACTAAGTGGAACAAACATGAGGACGTGGCCCAG ATGCTCTACCTGCTCAGCTCCTGGCCTGAACTGCCCGTTCTGAGCGCCCTGGAGTTGCTAGACTTCAGCTTCCCCGACCGCCACGTGGGATCCTTCGCCATCAAGTCCCTGCGGAAACTAAC GGACGACGAGCTTTTCCAGTACCTGCTGCAGCTGGTGCAGGTGCTCAAGTACGAGTCCTACCTCGACTGCGAGCTGACCAAATTCCTGCTGGACCGGGCCCTGGCCAATCGCAGGATCGGCCACTTCCTCTTCTGGCACCTCCG CTCCGAGATGCACGTGCCGTCGGTGGCCCTGCGCTTCGGCCTTATCATGGAAGCCTATTGCCGGGGCAGCACCCACCACATGAAAGTGCTGATGAAGCAG GGGGAAGCACTGAGCAAACTGAAGGCCCTGAACGACGTCGTCAAAGTGAGCTCCCAGAAGACCACCAAGCCCCAGACCAAGGAGCTGATGCACCTGTGCATGCGCCAGGAGACCTACCTGGAGGCCCTCTCCCACTTGCAGTCCCCACTCGACCCCAGCACCCTGCTGGCTGAAGTCTG CGTGGAGCAGTGCACCTTCATGGACTCCAAGATGAAACCCCTGTGGGTCATGTACAGCAACGAGGAGGCAGGCAGCGACGGCACCGTGGGCATCATCTTTAAGAATGGGGACG ACCTCCGCCAGGACATGCTGACCCTGCAGATGAtccagctcatggacattctgtGGAAGCAGGAGGGCTTGGACCTGAG GATGACCCCCTACGGCTGCCTCTCCACTGGGGACCGCACAGGCCTTATCGAGGTGGTGCTTCACTCAGACACCATTGCCAACATCCAGCTGAACAAGAGCAACATGGCGGCCACGGCTGCCTTCAATAAGGATGCTCTGCTCAACTGGCTCAAGTCCAAGAACCCTGG ggaGGCCCTGGATCGAGCCATTGAGGAGTTCACCCTCTCCTGTGCTGGCTACTGTGTGGCTACCTATGTGCTGGGCATTGGCGATCGTCACAGCGACAACATCATGATCCGAGAGAACGGGCAG ctGTTCCACATTGATTTCGGCCACTTTCTGGGGAATTTCAAGACCAAGTTTGGAATCAACCGTGAGCGGGTCCCGTTCATCCTCACCTATGACTTTGTCCACGTGATCCAGCAAGGGAAGACGAATAATAGTGAGAAGTTTGAAAG GTTCCGGGGCTACTGTGAGAGGGCCTACACCATCCTGCGGCGCCATGGGCTCCTTTTCCTCCACCTCTTTGCCCTGATGCGGGCGGCAGGCCTGCCTGAGCTCAGCTGCTCCAAAGACATCCAGTATCTCAAG TTCCCGGGATGA